The genomic segment CGCAAAGGCGTGGTCTGGGGCCTTGTTGCCGGTCTTATTGCCGTCACCCTGACTGATCGCACAGTGGCCGTATTTGGACTGCCCTGGGGCGCATTCCCCCTCACCATTCACAGCGCGGGCTGGGGCATATTCGCCAACTTGATCATTGCCCTGCTCGTCTCGAAATTAGGTTCAGAAAACAACGGAGAACGCGAAAAACGCGAAAAACATCACGCCTTCATCCAGGCCGTCTCTGGCCTCACCGACGACCAGAAGAAATGGGTGACACCGGCGTGGATCCTCACAGTTTTGTGGTTCCTCGTTGGCTTCGGACCTTTTGCCACAGTTGGCAACACCCTATTTTCCGATCCCAATACCCCGGCCACATGGGCGCCTTTTGGTTTGCCCTCGCTCTGGGTCTGGCAACTCCTCATGCTGATCTTTGGCATCTTCGTCATGTGGATGCTCGCCTTCAAAGTCGGCCTCTCAAAGCCCGTTCCCATTGAAGATGTAACCTCGCAACGCAAAGCGTTTTTTGAAAAATAAAACCCGGTGTAAAATCCACCGGGCTAAATGGGTTATTCCCACAGGTCATCATCGAACCACACCCCAAAACCCGAGCCCTCACCTGGTGCCATTTTGCCATCCAGCACTTCCGGCTGATCGCGCACCCACGTCATCCAGGGACGTCCACTTTCAGCCAGTGGATCGGGATCAAGTGCGACAATCGCGTGCAGCGCCCACACCTCTCCCCCGCGATGCGGACACACCTCGACATCGTAATTCTTTGCCAACGCGTAAATTTTCACCAACTCTGTCAATCCCCCGCACCAGCACACATCCGGTTGATAAATAGCGTGTAACCCCCTTTGCATCAGCGCCTCAAACCCACGCGCCGTATATTCGTGCTCGCCACTCGCGATGGGAATGGGACTCTCGCGCATCAACCGTTCATAGCCGCCAAAATCCTCTGGCAAAAGCGGCTCTTCCAACCAGTCCAAATTGAACTCAGCCAACCGATCCGCAGCGCGCAACGTGCCCTCCACATCCCACCCCATTGACGCATCGCACATCAACTGGATATCGGTGCCAACAACTGACCGCACATCCGCAAAAAAATCAGCTATCGCATCCAATTCACTGTGGGGATCCATCCCGCCAATGCCAAATTTTAAAGCCTTATAACCCAGCGCGAGTGCGCCCTCAAGATCATCCCGAGACCACCCCGTACGATACGACGGCACTGCCATTCGCATTCCTCCCAGCACTTCGACAAGCGGTTTATTCGCCCGCTTGCCCCGTAAATCCCACAATGACAAATCCACACCACTAATCGCCATCATCGCAATCCCCTTGCGTCCATAAGCCGCGGTATGGCGATACATCGCATCCCACAACCCCTCGACATCCCCGGCATTCGCGCCGATCAAGACCTCGCGCAACACCGTCTGAACCACATGAA from the Gemmatimonadota bacterium genome contains:
- a CDS encoding mandelate racemase/muconate lactonizing enzyme family protein, with protein sequence MIITHVRAVQPDADRAPAGWRGTIGQILVRIDTDDGLSGYGVGGGGPAGIHVVQTVLREVLIGANAGDVEGLWDAMYRHTAAYGRKGIAMMAISGVDLSLWDLRGKRANKPLVEVLGGMRMAVPSYRTGWSRDDLEGALALGYKALKFGIGGMDPHSELDAIADFFADVRSVVGTDIQLMCDASMGWDVEGTLRAADRLAEFNLDWLEEPLLPEDFGGYERLMRESPIPIASGEHEYTARGFEALMQRGLHAIYQPDVCWCGGLTELVKIYALAKNYDVEVCPHRGGEVWALHAIVALDPDPLAESGRPWMTWVRDQPEVLDGKMAPGEGSGFGVWFDDDLWE